In Myxocyprinus asiaticus isolate MX2 ecotype Aquarium Trade chromosome 8, UBuf_Myxa_2, whole genome shotgun sequence, a single genomic region encodes these proteins:
- the cryzl1 gene encoding quinone oxidoreductase-like protein 1 isoform X2: MKGLYCKLSGDQGDVKFLVQETSVPTDMGDHQVKVQVKSCALSPVEFKLYEDLKLGMEHYPVGREIAGVVLQVGPKVTFLQPDDEVVGILPLDVELSGLCSVVLIDEYNLVQKPEKVSWFDAVAAIKDGLRAYTALHTLARMAAGQTLLVLDGASPFGVVAIQLAHYHGVKVMATALSPEDQKFLEELRPSVGVQESLLARVIKVWDSKEDLVDSCLEETGGLGLDIIIDSGVRLYEEELEALMHLPHKHDLITLLAVGGHWVTTEQNLQLDPPDSHILFLKAASVSFLNEEVWAASRAKQGRYLHIMKDVVEKLSTGTFRPLLEDPVPLYEATVSMEMVQRKQVRKRIVIKL, translated from the exons ATGAAAGGACTTTACTGTAAACTGTCTGGAGACCAGGGGGATGTGAAGTTTCTCGTACAGGAGACG AGTGTACCCACTGACATGGGTGACCATCAGGTCAAAGTTCAAGTAAAAAGCTGTGCACTAAGTCCTGTTGAGTTTAAG ctgtaTGAGGACCTGAAGCTTGGAATGGAGCATTACCCGGTTGGAAGGGAGATTGCTGGGGTTGTTCTTCAAG ttggACCCAAAGTGACATTTCTCCAGCCAGATGATGAGGTTGTTG GGATTCTACCTCTGGACGTTGAGCTGTCTGGCCTGTGTTCCGTCGTGCTTATTGATGAGTATAATTTAG TTCAGAAGCCTGAGAAAGTGAGCTGGTTTGATGCAGTGGCAGCAATTAAAGATGGTCTCAGGGCCTACACAGCTCTCCACACTCTGGCTCGGATGGCTGCGGGTCAAACTCTACTAGTGCTGGATGGGGCCAGT CCCTTTGGAGTTGTGGCCATTCAGCTCGCCCACTATCATGGTGTAAAGGTCATGGCTACAGCTTTGTCTCCGGAGGACCAAAAGTTTTTGGAAGAGCTACGACCGAGTGTGG GTGTGCAGGAATCACTTTTAG CTCGAGTGATCAAAGTGTGGGACTCAAAGGAGGACTTGGTGGACTCATGCCTTGAAGAGACTGGAGGACTTGGATTGGACATCATCATTGATTCAGGAG TGAGACTGTATGAGGAGGAGCTAGAAGCACTGATGCATCTCCCACATAAACATGACCTCATTACCCTTCTTGCGGTTGGAGGTCACTGGGTCACCACAGAGCAGAACTTACAG CTGGACCCTCCGGACAGCCATATACTCTTCCTGAAGGCAGCGTCTGTCTCGTTCCTAAATGAGGAGGTGTGGGCAGCGTCCCGTGCCAAGCAAGGCAGATATCTCC ATATCATGAAAGATGTGGTGGAGAAGCTTTCCACAGGGACTTTCAG GCCGCTCTTGGAGGACCCTGTGCCTTTATATGAAGCCACCGTCTCTATGGAGATGGTTCAGAGAAAGCAAGTCAGAAAGAGGATAGTCATCAAGCTTTGA
- the cryzl1 gene encoding quinone oxidoreductase-like protein 1 isoform X3, with protein sequence MKGLYCKLSGDQGDVKFLVQETSVPTDMGDHQVKVQVKSCALSPVEFKLYEDLKLGMEHYPVGREIAGVVLQVGPKVTFLQPDDEVVGILPLDVELSGLCSVVLIDEYNLVQKPEKVSWFDAVAAIKDGLRAYTALHTLARMAAGQTLLVLDGASPFGVVAIQLAHYHGVKVMATALSPEDQKFLEELRPSVARVIKVWDSKEDLVDSCLEETGGLGLDIIIDSGVRLYEEELEALMHLPHKHDLITLLAVGGHWVTTEQNLQLDPPDSHILFLKAASVSFLNEEVWAASRAKQGRYLHIMKDVVEKLSTGTFRPLLEDPVPLYEATVSMEMVQRKQVRKRIVIKL encoded by the exons ATGAAAGGACTTTACTGTAAACTGTCTGGAGACCAGGGGGATGTGAAGTTTCTCGTACAGGAGACG AGTGTACCCACTGACATGGGTGACCATCAGGTCAAAGTTCAAGTAAAAAGCTGTGCACTAAGTCCTGTTGAGTTTAAG ctgtaTGAGGACCTGAAGCTTGGAATGGAGCATTACCCGGTTGGAAGGGAGATTGCTGGGGTTGTTCTTCAAG ttggACCCAAAGTGACATTTCTCCAGCCAGATGATGAGGTTGTTG GGATTCTACCTCTGGACGTTGAGCTGTCTGGCCTGTGTTCCGTCGTGCTTATTGATGAGTATAATTTAG TTCAGAAGCCTGAGAAAGTGAGCTGGTTTGATGCAGTGGCAGCAATTAAAGATGGTCTCAGGGCCTACACAGCTCTCCACACTCTGGCTCGGATGGCTGCGGGTCAAACTCTACTAGTGCTGGATGGGGCCAGT CCCTTTGGAGTTGTGGCCATTCAGCTCGCCCACTATCATGGTGTAAAGGTCATGGCTACAGCTTTGTCTCCGGAGGACCAAAAGTTTTTGGAAGAGCTACGACCGAGTGTGG CTCGAGTGATCAAAGTGTGGGACTCAAAGGAGGACTTGGTGGACTCATGCCTTGAAGAGACTGGAGGACTTGGATTGGACATCATCATTGATTCAGGAG TGAGACTGTATGAGGAGGAGCTAGAAGCACTGATGCATCTCCCACATAAACATGACCTCATTACCCTTCTTGCGGTTGGAGGTCACTGGGTCACCACAGAGCAGAACTTACAG CTGGACCCTCCGGACAGCCATATACTCTTCCTGAAGGCAGCGTCTGTCTCGTTCCTAAATGAGGAGGTGTGGGCAGCGTCCCGTGCCAAGCAAGGCAGATATCTCC ATATCATGAAAGATGTGGTGGAGAAGCTTTCCACAGGGACTTTCAG GCCGCTCTTGGAGGACCCTGTGCCTTTATATGAAGCCACCGTCTCTATGGAGATGGTTCAGAGAAAGCAAGTCAGAAAGAGGATAGTCATCAAGCTTTGA
- the cryzl1 gene encoding quinone oxidoreductase-like protein 1 isoform X1, whose protein sequence is MKGLYCKLSGDQGDVKFLVQETSVPTDMGDHQVKVQVKSCALSPVEFKLYEDLKLGMEHYPVGREIAGVVLQVGPKVTFLQPDDEVVGILPLDVELSGLCSVVLIDEYNLVQKPEKVSWFDAVAAIKDGLRAYTALHTLARMAAGQTLLVLDGASPFGVVAIQLAHYHGVKVMATALSPEDQKFLEELRPSVAFDSSLSYFFLLWLAFTQGVQESLLARVIKVWDSKEDLVDSCLEETGGLGLDIIIDSGVRLYEEELEALMHLPHKHDLITLLAVGGHWVTTEQNLQLDPPDSHILFLKAASVSFLNEEVWAASRAKQGRYLHIMKDVVEKLSTGTFRPLLEDPVPLYEATVSMEMVQRKQVRKRIVIKL, encoded by the exons ATGAAAGGACTTTACTGTAAACTGTCTGGAGACCAGGGGGATGTGAAGTTTCTCGTACAGGAGACG AGTGTACCCACTGACATGGGTGACCATCAGGTCAAAGTTCAAGTAAAAAGCTGTGCACTAAGTCCTGTTGAGTTTAAG ctgtaTGAGGACCTGAAGCTTGGAATGGAGCATTACCCGGTTGGAAGGGAGATTGCTGGGGTTGTTCTTCAAG ttggACCCAAAGTGACATTTCTCCAGCCAGATGATGAGGTTGTTG GGATTCTACCTCTGGACGTTGAGCTGTCTGGCCTGTGTTCCGTCGTGCTTATTGATGAGTATAATTTAG TTCAGAAGCCTGAGAAAGTGAGCTGGTTTGATGCAGTGGCAGCAATTAAAGATGGTCTCAGGGCCTACACAGCTCTCCACACTCTGGCTCGGATGGCTGCGGGTCAAACTCTACTAGTGCTGGATGGGGCCAGT CCCTTTGGAGTTGTGGCCATTCAGCTCGCCCACTATCATGGTGTAAAGGTCATGGCTACAGCTTTGTCTCCGGAGGACCAAAAGTTTTTGGAAGAGCTACGACCGAGTGTGG CATTTGACTCCTCTTTATCTTATTTCTTCCTGCTTTGGCTTGCATTCACTCAAGGTGTGCAGGAATCACTTTTAG CTCGAGTGATCAAAGTGTGGGACTCAAAGGAGGACTTGGTGGACTCATGCCTTGAAGAGACTGGAGGACTTGGATTGGACATCATCATTGATTCAGGAG TGAGACTGTATGAGGAGGAGCTAGAAGCACTGATGCATCTCCCACATAAACATGACCTCATTACCCTTCTTGCGGTTGGAGGTCACTGGGTCACCACAGAGCAGAACTTACAG CTGGACCCTCCGGACAGCCATATACTCTTCCTGAAGGCAGCGTCTGTCTCGTTCCTAAATGAGGAGGTGTGGGCAGCGTCCCGTGCCAAGCAAGGCAGATATCTCC ATATCATGAAAGATGTGGTGGAGAAGCTTTCCACAGGGACTTTCAG GCCGCTCTTGGAGGACCCTGTGCCTTTATATGAAGCCACCGTCTCTATGGAGATGGTTCAGAGAAAGCAAGTCAGAAAGAGGATAGTCATCAAGCTTTGA
- the setd4 gene encoding SET domain-containing protein 4 isoform X1, producing MDKTGSRAGRRARKKRRKKQEDISKVTLKHEDQFVYLRRWLKERGFTSQSLIPVNFHDTGRGLMVTHPIKANGKMISLPENCLLTTSTVLRSYMGDYIKRWHPPISPLLALCCFLIAERHRGDASEWSPYINILPKSYTCPVYFPDDITDLLPSGLQKTALEQKERFQELYSSSVMFFHSLQPLFSQPVEKLFTMHALRWAWCSINTRTVYMEHAHSNYLSREKDIYALAPYLDLLNHCPNVQVEAGFNKQTRCYEIRTVQGCKKFQQTFISYGPHDNHRLLLEYGFVAPENPNSVVYVDLGTLKLCLDENDKQLAQKLLYLKENNFLRNLTFGMDGPSWRLMTALRLLSLKPEQYCSWKSVLLGGAVSQDREEWCINSALKLCNDLTEDNVKALERLSRLKQGTDLSRLEQLCVVESLRREEKRILEHTREVLQNFQRQ from the exons ATGGATAAAACCGGAAGTCGTGCTGGGAGAAGAGCGAGGAAAAAACGACGGAAAAAACAGGAGGATATCTCCAAAG ttactctgaaacatgaaGATCAGTTTGTTTATTTAAGAAGATGGCTGAAAGAAAGAGGTTTCACCTCACAGTCTCTCATCCCTGTCAACTTCCATG ATACAGGAAGGGGACTCATGGTGACTCATCCTATCAAG GCCAATGGCAAGATGATTTCCTTACCTGAGAATTGCTTATTGACCACCAGCACTGTTCTTAGGAGTTACATGGGAGACTACATAAAGAG ATGGCATCCTCCAATATCTCCTCTCCTGGCTCTTTGTTGTTTCCTCATTGCCGAGAGACATCGTGGAGATGCATCCGAGTGGAGTCCCTATATTAACATCCTCCCTAAGTCCTACACATGCCCTGTGTACTTCCCAGATGACATCACTGACCTATTGCCTTCAGGTCTCCAGAAAACAGCCTTGGAGCAGAAAGAACGGTTTCAGGAACTCTACTCTTCTTCAGTTATGTTCTTCCACTCTCTCCAGCCACTCTTCAGCCAGCCTGTGGAGAAGCTGTTTACCATGCATGCACTGCGGTGGGCTTGGTGTAGCATTAACACTCGTACAGTGTACATGGAGCATGCTCACAGCAACTATCTTTCCAGGGAGAAGGACATCTATGCACTTGCACCATACCTTGACCTGCTTAATCACTGTCCTAATGTCCAA GTTGAAGCTGGCTTCAACAAACAAACTCGCTGCTATGAGATTAGAACTGTCCAAGGCTGTAAAAAGTTCCAGCAGACATTCATCAGCTATGGTCCTCATGACAACCATAGACTGCTTTTGGAATATGGCTTTGTTGCTCCTGAAAATCCCAACAGTGTAGTCTATGTTGATTTGG GAACTCTAAAATTGTGTCTAGATGAAAATGACAAACAACTAGCACAAAAACTACTCTATCTCAAGGAAAACAATTTTTTAAG AAACCTGACCTTTGGGATGGATGGCCCTTCCTGGCGACTGATGACTGCACTCAGACTACTCTCCCTGAAACCTGAGCAATA CTGTAGCTGGAAGAGTGTCCTCTTGGGGGGAGCGGTGAGCCAGGACAGGGAGGAGTGGTGCATTAACTCTGCCTTAAAGCTTTGCAATGACCTCACCGAAGACAATGTCAAAGCACTAGAGAGG CTATCTCGGCTTAAACAGGGTACAGACCTGTCTCGCCTAGAACAGCTCTGTGTGGTGGAGAGCCTGAGACGAGAGGAGAAAAGGATTCTGGAACACACAAGAGAAGTTCTACAAAACTTCCAGAGACAATAG
- the setd4 gene encoding SET domain-containing protein 4 isoform X2 produces MDKTGSRAGRRARKKRRKKQEDISKVTLKHEDQFVYLRRWLKERGFTSQSLIPVNFHDTGRGLMVTHPIKANGKMISLPENCLLTTSTVLRSYMGDYIKRWHPPISPLLALCCFLIAERHRGDASEWSPYINILPKSYTCPVYFPDDITDLLPSGLQKTALEQKERFQELYSSSVMFFHSLQPLFSQPVEKLFTMHALRWAWCSINTRTVYMEHAHSNYLSREKDIYALAPYLDLLNHCPNVQVEAGFNKQTRCYEIRTVQGCKKFQQTFISYGPHDNHRLLLEYGFVAPENPNSVVYVDLGTLKLCLDENDKQLAQKLLYLKENNFLRNLTFGMDGPSWRLMTALRLLSLKPEQYCSWKSVLLGGAVSQDREEWCINSALKLCNDLTEDNVKALERSFHLYSYLGLNRVQTCLA; encoded by the exons ATGGATAAAACCGGAAGTCGTGCTGGGAGAAGAGCGAGGAAAAAACGACGGAAAAAACAGGAGGATATCTCCAAAG ttactctgaaacatgaaGATCAGTTTGTTTATTTAAGAAGATGGCTGAAAGAAAGAGGTTTCACCTCACAGTCTCTCATCCCTGTCAACTTCCATG ATACAGGAAGGGGACTCATGGTGACTCATCCTATCAAG GCCAATGGCAAGATGATTTCCTTACCTGAGAATTGCTTATTGACCACCAGCACTGTTCTTAGGAGTTACATGGGAGACTACATAAAGAG ATGGCATCCTCCAATATCTCCTCTCCTGGCTCTTTGTTGTTTCCTCATTGCCGAGAGACATCGTGGAGATGCATCCGAGTGGAGTCCCTATATTAACATCCTCCCTAAGTCCTACACATGCCCTGTGTACTTCCCAGATGACATCACTGACCTATTGCCTTCAGGTCTCCAGAAAACAGCCTTGGAGCAGAAAGAACGGTTTCAGGAACTCTACTCTTCTTCAGTTATGTTCTTCCACTCTCTCCAGCCACTCTTCAGCCAGCCTGTGGAGAAGCTGTTTACCATGCATGCACTGCGGTGGGCTTGGTGTAGCATTAACACTCGTACAGTGTACATGGAGCATGCTCACAGCAACTATCTTTCCAGGGAGAAGGACATCTATGCACTTGCACCATACCTTGACCTGCTTAATCACTGTCCTAATGTCCAA GTTGAAGCTGGCTTCAACAAACAAACTCGCTGCTATGAGATTAGAACTGTCCAAGGCTGTAAAAAGTTCCAGCAGACATTCATCAGCTATGGTCCTCATGACAACCATAGACTGCTTTTGGAATATGGCTTTGTTGCTCCTGAAAATCCCAACAGTGTAGTCTATGTTGATTTGG GAACTCTAAAATTGTGTCTAGATGAAAATGACAAACAACTAGCACAAAAACTACTCTATCTCAAGGAAAACAATTTTTTAAG AAACCTGACCTTTGGGATGGATGGCCCTTCCTGGCGACTGATGACTGCACTCAGACTACTCTCCCTGAAACCTGAGCAATA CTGTAGCTGGAAGAGTGTCCTCTTGGGGGGAGCGGTGAGCCAGGACAGGGAGGAGTGGTGCATTAACTCTGCCTTAAAGCTTTGCAATGACCTCACCGAAGACAATGTCAAAGCACTAGAGAGG TCTTTTCATTTGTACAGCTATCTCGGCTTAAACAGGGTACAGACCTGTCTCGCCTAG
- the LOC127445316 gene encoding carbonyl reductase [NADPH] 1-like, translating into MLEVSRCLCTYESVCSSAHARKVATHNLVLQTRQINLTCSLQSRADTLQAMSTTKVALVTGANKGIGFAIVRALCKDYAGDVYLTARDIGRGTAAVDSLKKEEGLSPLFHQLDINDPNSVRTARDFFKEKYGGVDVLINNAGIAFKMADTTPFGIQADVTLKTNFFATKDMCNVFLPIIKPGGRVVNVSSIMGSIALGRCSPELQARFRSNDITEEELVGLMEQFVRDAQEGLHSERGWPTTAYGVSKTGLTTLTRILARNLMKERPGDEILCNACCPGWVRTDMAGPNATKSPDEGAVTPVYLALLPAGAKEPHGQFVSEMKVQPW; encoded by the exons ATGTTAGAAGTATCGCGTTGTTTATGTACTTACGAAAGCGTGTGTTCTTCGGCGCATGCGCGTAAGGTGGCAACGCACAATTTAGTTTTGCAAACACGTCAAATAAATCTGACTTGTTCGCTGCAGAGTAGAGCAG ACACATTGCAAGCAATGAGCACCACCAAAGTAGCTCTGGTGACTGGTGCAAACAAAGGCATCGGGTTTGCAATCGTAAGGGCGCTGTGTAAAGATTATGCCGGGGACGTGTACCTGACAGCCCGTGACATCGGTCGAGGAACCGCGGCGGTGGACAGTCTGAAGAAGGAGGAGGGGCTGTCACCGCTCTTCCATCAGCTGGACATCAATGACCCAAACAGCGTCCGCACGGCACGGGACTTCTTCAAAGAGAAGTACGGGGGAGTGGACGTGCTCATCAACAATGCTGGGATCGCCTTCAAAA TGGCAGACACGACCCCCTTTGGGATCCAAGCAGATGTGACACTGAAGACCAATTTTTTTGCCACTAAAGATATGTGCAATGTGTTCTTGCCCATTATCAAACCAGGAG GCAGGGTAGTGAATGTCTCAAGCATAATGGGCTCTATAGCTTTGGGGCGCTGCAGTCCAGAACTCCAGGCCCGTTTCCGTAGCAATGACATCACAGAGGAGGAACTGGTGGGGCTGATGGAGCAGTTTGTCCGTGATGCCCAGGAAGGGCTCCACTCAGAAAGAGGCTGGCCCACCACGGCATATGGAGTCTCCAAAACCGGCCTCACCACCTTAACTAGAATCCTGGCCCGAAATCTAATGAAAGAGAGGCCGGGGGATGAGATACTGTGCAATGCCTGCTGTCCAGGTTGGGTCAGAACTGACATGGCTGGACCAAATGCAACCAAGTCACCTGATGAGGGCGCTGTCACTCCAGTTTACTTAGCATTGCTACCTGCAGGGGCTAAAGAGCCCCATGGGCAGTTTGTATCAGAGATGAAAGTTCAGCCCTGGTga